A portion of the Adhaeribacter radiodurans genome contains these proteins:
- a CDS encoding sugar phosphate isomerase/epimerase family protein — MKRRNFLMQTGAMALSGLLTANKLSANFLSDSAAMRPIGLGLFTLFNVIDQDVTGILKKVAALGYQEIESAFSKKGGYYGMKPQEFAAFTKDIGLTWQSHHVLGAPFKLPPGAKMPTGADGKPISIPPMRNLRDNYQELIDEAAAGGVKYLVCANTPIGTLDEIKSSIDVLNKSAEAAKKAGLIFCYHNHDAEFKKVEGQVPYDMLLSQTDPNNLKMELDLAWAVKGGYDPVALFKQHPGRFPLWHVKDLTQDRQTIQPVGSGTIDFKPIFDQAKLAGLQHFFVEHDMPADPFASISTSIQNLKKLLS, encoded by the coding sequence ATGAAGAGAAGAAATTTTTTAATGCAAACCGGAGCAATGGCCTTGAGTGGTTTGCTAACGGCTAATAAGTTATCAGCCAATTTTTTATCTGATTCAGCGGCAATGCGGCCGATTGGTTTAGGTTTATTTACTTTATTTAACGTAATCGATCAGGATGTAACAGGTATTTTAAAGAAAGTAGCCGCCTTAGGTTATCAGGAAATTGAATCGGCTTTCAGCAAGAAAGGCGGGTATTACGGCATGAAACCCCAGGAATTTGCCGCCTTCACCAAAGACATAGGATTAACCTGGCAATCGCACCACGTTTTAGGTGCGCCTTTTAAGTTACCGCCAGGTGCTAAAATGCCAACCGGTGCCGATGGCAAACCTATTTCTATTCCGCCTATGCGTAACTTACGCGATAACTACCAGGAACTGATCGACGAAGCAGCGGCTGGTGGCGTGAAATACCTGGTTTGCGCCAATACGCCAATTGGCACTTTAGATGAGATAAAATCTTCCATCGACGTTTTAAATAAATCGGCGGAAGCGGCTAAAAAAGCTGGTTTAATCTTTTGCTACCATAACCACGATGCCGAATTCAAAAAAGTGGAAGGCCAGGTTCCTTACGATATGCTACTGTCCCAAACCGACCCTAATAACTTAAAAATGGAATTAGATTTAGCCTGGGCAGTAAAAGGTGGCTACGATCCGGTAGCTTTATTTAAGCAACATCCGGGGCGTTTCCCTTTGTGGCACGTAAAAGATTTAACTCAAGACCGGCAAACCATTCAGCCAGTAGGCAGCGGTACCATCGATTTTAAACCCATTTTTGATCAGGCAAAGCTAGCGGGTTTGCAGCACTTTTTTGTGGAGCACGATATGCCTGCCGATCCGTTTGCCAGCATTTCCACCAGCATACAAAATTTAAAAAAACTTTTAAGTTAG
- the paaN gene encoding phenylacetic acid degradation protein PaaN, with protein MKKNRLKLDNSLNSRKFKKTGHSETIRISTEKYLKMAIINKEKNQTLLQQAIRALHERTFFAAYPENPTPEVYGETADLEGRTAYEAYLHKPFTELLQPNPSDWVGQEESPYLQQALGITYPFFEANTLIERAEKAFHTWRKVDPAERAVLLVEALEHVKKQFFQIAYATMHTTGQSFLMSFQASGPHAADRALEAIAAGLEEQTRFPAQTEWEKPMGKYSIKLQKSWIPVPKGISVVIGCSTFPTWNTVPGMFASLVTGNPVIIKPHPKAVLPIALIVAQVQKVLQEQNLDPTICQLAVDAQDNLITKELAEHPKVKLIDYTGSTTFGNYLEKLPGKMVFTEKAGVNSVILDSTTDLDKVLQNLAFSVSLYSGQMCTAPQNFFVPETGIKVNGEVIPYEVVTQKLSDAIEGLVNNPKAGPQILGAIQNVATEQRVKDSAQGHGKVLLSTCNIKNPAFTDARICSPVLYEVTSADKDIYNQELFGPIALIIKTKNTTESIALARELAETQGAISCAAYTTDPEIKEQIKDEMSLAGTPVSFNLTGNIYVNQNAGFSDFHVTGGNPAGNASFTNPEFVIKRFTWVGFREPAAV; from the coding sequence TTGAAAAAGAATCGTTTAAAACTGGATAATAGCCTGAATTCACGTAAATTTAAGAAAACCGGCCACTCCGAAACAATACGAATTTCAACCGAAAAGTATCTAAAAATGGCTATTATTAACAAAGAAAAAAACCAAACGTTGTTACAGCAAGCCATCCGCGCCCTGCACGAACGTACTTTTTTTGCGGCTTACCCCGAAAACCCTACTCCGGAGGTATACGGCGAAACCGCCGATCTGGAAGGGCGGACTGCCTACGAAGCCTATTTACATAAGCCGTTTACAGAGTTACTGCAACCTAATCCGTCGGATTGGGTGGGGCAGGAGGAGTCGCCTTATTTACAGCAAGCTTTGGGTATTACGTATCCGTTTTTTGAAGCAAACACATTAATAGAACGGGCCGAAAAGGCTTTTCATACCTGGCGAAAAGTAGATCCTGCGGAACGGGCAGTTTTGCTGGTAGAAGCCTTGGAACACGTAAAAAAGCAATTTTTTCAAATTGCTTACGCTACCATGCACACCACCGGTCAATCTTTTTTAATGTCTTTTCAAGCATCCGGGCCACATGCAGCAGATCGGGCTTTAGAAGCAATTGCGGCCGGTTTAGAAGAGCAAACCCGTTTCCCGGCGCAGACTGAGTGGGAAAAGCCTATGGGGAAGTATAGCATAAAGCTGCAAAAAAGTTGGATACCAGTGCCGAAAGGTATTAGTGTGGTTATTGGTTGTTCTACCTTCCCGACCTGGAATACAGTACCGGGTATGTTTGCCAGTCTGGTAACGGGTAATCCGGTAATTATTAAACCGCATCCGAAAGCCGTTTTACCTATTGCGTTGATAGTGGCTCAAGTGCAAAAAGTATTACAGGAACAAAACCTGGATCCAACTATCTGCCAGTTGGCAGTAGATGCCCAAGATAATTTAATTACCAAAGAACTGGCCGAACACCCCAAAGTTAAATTAATTGATTATACCGGTAGCACCACGTTTGGCAATTACCTGGAAAAACTACCCGGTAAAATGGTTTTTACCGAAAAAGCAGGCGTTAATTCGGTTATATTAGATTCAACAACCGATTTAGATAAAGTATTGCAGAATCTGGCTTTTTCAGTCTCCTTGTATTCCGGACAAATGTGTACCGCTCCGCAAAATTTCTTTGTTCCCGAAACCGGAATAAAAGTAAATGGTGAAGTCATTCCTTACGAAGTAGTCACCCAAAAATTGAGCGATGCTATAGAGGGCTTAGTCAATAATCCTAAAGCCGGTCCGCAAATTTTGGGAGCCATTCAGAATGTTGCTACGGAGCAGCGCGTGAAGGATTCGGCGCAAGGCCACGGAAAAGTACTGTTATCTACTTGCAATATTAAAAATCCGGCTTTTACCGATGCCCGGATTTGTAGTCCTGTTTTATACGAGGTTACCTCCGCCGATAAGGATATTTATAACCAGGAGTTGTTTGGCCCTATAGCTTTAATTATTAAAACAAAAAATACAACTGAATCCATTGCTTTAGCCCGGGAATTAGCTGAAACGCAGGGAGCCATTTCGTGCGCCGCTTATACCACCGATCCTGAAATTAAAGAGCAGATAAAAGATGAAATGAGTCTGGCTGGTACACCCGTAAGCTTTAATCTTACCGGCAATATTTACGTGAACCAAAATGCGGGTTTTTCAGATTTTCACGTAACGGGCGGTAATCCGGCGGGTAACGCTTCTTTCACCAACCCCGAATTTGTAATTAAGCGTTTCACCTGGGTAGGTTTCCGGGAGCCCGCTGCTGTTTAG
- a CDS encoding S8 family serine peptidase, which produces MITRFSFCFLVFFSVLSLNWFASSAQNLRSANQETTTARTQPKYLLIKLKPNSRSTGTPQRQASAPFNSLQQVLAQIKTTSYRPKFPETTTISNLKPGQVDLSLWYEVQFQNLKYSFPQLRRMLLSTGMVDQVEPVYVPEVLYQPNDPLADSVTGNQYYLKQIHAYKGWDTEKGDSTIVIGILDTGTRLDHEDLIKNLKHNYADPIDGVDNDNDGYIDNFTGWDTADNDNDANAGGHGTFVSGIAAGTPDNNTGMAGVGFNCRYLPIKVFSSDENGSFGGYEGIKYAADHGCQVINLSWGGENPYSQFEQDVINYAVINKNAIIVAAAGNTPKETFFYPASYENVLAVSSVDQNDVKVASQTFNYAIDLTAPGISISTTSSTGTNTYARVGGSSMASPLVAGAAGLLRKKFPNYTARQVAEHLRVTTDNIYAVGSNNTYLEKLGHGRLNVYQALTTAQPKAVRNTENTYDYQRIYAGNVLPIIGTFENVLTPTQSLIITLSSSSPYVSVIRSTYSAGAMGSLTSKTNTAQPFQVLISKDIPANQEVSFRYGFSDGTYTDYQYFTLLLNSNYVTLKTGDLDATVTSLGNIGFNGANLKQGESVIYKNFGQMLSEGGLLVGNSPEKVSDHLRTTPPESDEDFTITQGIRFVENSKRADEEAYGAFKDRYPRVGSVGVKVKQRAFAWQNTPYIILEYQLTNTTSEPLTNLHAGLFADWDIGDYTNNAAVWDSVTRTGYTFTPDKPEVYAGITLLTDQPPTTYAIRNPASGPEAVNLADGFSNTEKFRVISNSSRQNQNTEGSNNDVSQVVGGVLPNLLTGETTTVAFAILGAEALIDLKETAQAARAKYQLLKSGPVLVKQIDSVCQGETLIIRPTGGKNFKFYADSTGKQLLNTGPGFTIPPLQQATTYYISNVDSLYESPLTAMPIVPANSPARFAFSPNPVFPGANGRVHFTDQTVGAKQWNWNFGNGTYSQEQNPTIQYTQPGKYLVTLQVTNQYGCLDSLTQTVEIKYLDYIRQWQESDILVYPIPTYDFLTIAISEGIDATQGLTISLVNVVGQQVLDKVTYQNGKQAFDLRNLANGIYYLRIQGQDGLITRRVEVLR; this is translated from the coding sequence ATGATTACCCGTTTTTCTTTTTGTTTTCTCGTTTTTTTCTCTGTTTTAAGTTTAAACTGGTTTGCTTCTTCGGCGCAAAATTTACGTTCCGCTAATCAGGAAACAACTACGGCCCGTACCCAACCCAAATACTTATTAATCAAATTAAAACCCAATTCCCGCTCCACCGGTACCCCCCAGCGGCAGGCTAGTGCGCCCTTTAATTCCTTGCAGCAGGTTTTGGCACAAATAAAAACTACTTCGTATCGCCCGAAATTTCCCGAAACCACTACTATCTCCAACTTAAAACCCGGTCAGGTTGATTTATCGTTATGGTACGAAGTTCAATTTCAGAATTTAAAATATTCTTTTCCGCAACTACGCCGCATGTTGCTCAGCACCGGCATGGTAGATCAGGTAGAACCCGTTTATGTACCCGAGGTGCTATATCAGCCCAATGACCCTTTAGCTGATTCCGTAACCGGAAACCAATATTATTTAAAACAAATTCACGCGTACAAGGGTTGGGATACTGAAAAGGGTGATTCAACTATTGTTATCGGAATTCTGGACACGGGAACTCGTCTGGACCACGAAGATTTAATCAAAAATTTAAAGCATAATTACGCCGATCCAATTGATGGAGTAGATAATGATAACGATGGTTACATTGATAATTTTACTGGTTGGGATACAGCCGACAATGACAATGATGCGAATGCGGGCGGACACGGTACTTTTGTAAGCGGCATTGCCGCTGGTACCCCCGATAATAATACTGGTATGGCAGGCGTTGGATTTAATTGCCGCTATTTACCAATTAAAGTTTTTTCTTCGGATGAAAATGGCTCTTTTGGTGGCTATGAGGGCATTAAATACGCCGCCGATCATGGTTGCCAGGTAATTAACTTATCGTGGGGCGGAGAAAATCCCTATTCTCAATTTGAGCAGGATGTTATTAACTATGCCGTTATTAATAAAAATGCTATAATAGTAGCTGCTGCGGGCAATACGCCTAAAGAAACTTTTTTTTACCCCGCTTCTTACGAAAATGTATTAGCGGTTAGTAGCGTAGATCAGAATGATGTAAAAGTAGCTAGTCAAACCTTTAACTACGCCATCGACCTCACCGCACCCGGTATAAGTATTTCAACTACCAGTAGTACCGGAACTAATACTTATGCGAGGGTAGGAGGTTCTTCCATGGCCTCCCCTCTGGTAGCCGGAGCTGCCGGCCTGCTCCGGAAAAAATTCCCGAATTATACTGCCCGGCAAGTAGCAGAACACCTGCGGGTAACGACCGATAACATTTACGCAGTTGGCAGCAACAATACCTACCTGGAAAAACTAGGTCATGGCCGCTTAAACGTATACCAGGCTTTAACTACGGCTCAACCCAAGGCAGTCCGAAATACCGAAAACACCTACGATTATCAGCGTATTTATGCGGGCAACGTTTTACCAATTATTGGAACATTTGAGAACGTATTAACGCCCACTCAAAGTTTAATCATTACCCTTTCTTCTTCGTCGCCTTATGTTTCTGTTATTCGGAGCACTTACAGTGCCGGGGCAATGGGTAGCTTAACTTCTAAAACAAATACCGCGCAACCATTTCAGGTTCTCATCAGCAAAGATATTCCGGCCAACCAAGAGGTAAGTTTTCGTTATGGTTTTAGCGATGGCACTTATACGGACTACCAGTATTTTACACTTCTTCTTAATTCAAATTACGTAACATTAAAAACCGGTGATTTAGATGCAACCGTTACTAGCCTGGGGAATATTGGGTTTAACGGGGCTAACCTGAAACAAGGAGAAAGTGTGATTTATAAGAATTTTGGCCAAATGCTGAGCGAAGGTGGCTTGCTGGTAGGTAATTCTCCCGAAAAAGTATCCGACCACCTGCGCACTACGCCTCCCGAGTCCGACGAAGATTTTACCATTACCCAAGGAATCCGGTTTGTAGAAAATAGTAAACGCGCCGACGAGGAAGCATACGGCGCGTTTAAAGATAGATACCCCAGGGTTGGTTCAGTGGGTGTAAAAGTAAAACAGCGGGCCTTCGCCTGGCAGAATACGCCGTACATCATCCTGGAATATCAACTTACTAATACTACTTCGGAGCCGTTAACCAACCTGCACGCCGGCTTATTTGCCGATTGGGATATTGGTGATTATACCAACAATGCCGCTGTTTGGGATTCGGTAACCCGAACAGGATATACTTTTACACCGGACAAGCCAGAGGTGTACGCGGGTATTACATTACTCACAGATCAACCGCCAACTACTTATGCCATCCGTAACCCAGCTAGTGGCCCGGAGGCGGTTAACCTAGCTGATGGTTTTAGTAACACCGAAAAATTTAGGGTTATAAGTAATTCCTCCCGCCAAAACCAAAATACCGAGGGTTCCAATAACGATGTATCGCAAGTAGTAGGCGGGGTGCTCCCGAATTTACTTACCGGGGAAACCACCACCGTAGCTTTTGCTATACTGGGGGCAGAAGCTTTGATCGATTTAAAAGAAACTGCCCAAGCTGCCCGAGCTAAATACCAGCTATTAAAATCCGGCCCGGTACTGGTAAAACAAATAGATTCAGTTTGCCAAGGCGAAACTCTAATTATTCGGCCAACCGGTGGAAAAAATTTTAAATTCTACGCCGACTCAACTGGAAAGCAATTATTAAATACAGGCCCGGGTTTTACCATCCCGCCTTTGCAACAAGCTACCACTTATTACATCAGCAACGTAGATTCTCTTTACGAAAGCCCCTTAACTGCAATGCCAATAGTTCCAGCCAATAGTCCGGCACGTTTTGCTTTTTCTCCCAATCCGGTATTTCCGGGTGCAAATGGCCGGGTTCATTTTACAGATCAGACGGTGGGTGCCAAACAATGGAACTGGAACTTTGGCAACGGCACCTACAGCCAGGAACAAAATCCAACTATTCAATACACACAACCCGGAAAGTATCTGGTAACCTTACAAGTAACTAATCAATACGGCTGCCTGGATTCCCTTACCCAAACCGTGGAGATTAAGTATTTGGACTACATCCGGCAGTGGCAGGAAAGCGATATTCTGGTCTATCCTATTCCTACTTATGATTTTTTAACAATTGCTATCTCCGAAGGAATTGATGCTACGCAAGGGCTGACTATTAGCCTGGTGAATGTTGTTGGCCAGCAGGTATTAGATAAAGTAACGTACCAAAATGGTAAACAGGCCTTCGACTTACGTAATCTGGCTAATGGCATTTACTATTTACGGATTCAGGGCCAAGATGGGCTTATTACCCGCCGGGTGGAGGTATTACGATAA